The Thalassotalea sediminis genome includes the window CAATACTATTTAATTTGTCTAGAACATGAACGTAGCGAGCATGTTCAAAAGTTTTCTACAATTAGCCATTCAGCGTTATCTAAAGCGACCAATTTTACCTTAACGGCACCTTGGGAAACCAATATAACCAAAACACAATATTATGATAAATTTGCACAAGTACAACGCTATTTAATCAATGGTGATTGTTATCAAATTAACTTAACGCAACGATTTTCTAGCCGCTATAGTGGTGATGAATTTTTAGCTTATTTAGCCTTAAGAGAAACAAATAAAGCGCCCTTTTCTGCTTTCATACGATTACCTAATTTTAGTATTTTAAGTGTCTCTCCTGAACGTTTTATTCAAGTAAAACAAGGCATGGTGCAAACAAAACCAATCAAAGGCACAATGGCGCGTAAAGATGACCCAAAAGCAGACCAACAACAAAAAGACCTCTTAAGCCAATCAAATAAAGATAAAGCTGAAAACTTAATGATTGTTGACTTATTACGCAATGACATTAGTAAAGTATGCCAGGCAGGATCCGTCGTTGTACCAACCTTGTTTGATATTGAGAGCTTTCCAGCGGTACACCATCTCGTAAGTACCGTTGAGGGAAAACTAAAAGATGGTAAAACAGCTGTAGATTTATTAAGGGCGTCCTTTCCTGGCGGCTCTATAACCGGCGCACCCAAAATTCGTGCGATGGAAATCATTGATGA containing:
- the pabB gene encoding aminodeoxychorismate synthase component I, coding for MHFSQKLTPTEVFASIANTPWSMWLDSSSDDHVDSQFDIMVWSPKATIVANNQQVTIAKDQLDETTLTGHDPLTVLSNVQDEIFASIDIDVAHLPFTGGALGYFSYDLGRSFERLPDKAVKDIDMPEMAIGIYTNAIIFDNKSQQYYLICLEHERSEHVQKFSTISHSALSKATNFTLTAPWETNITKTQYYDKFAQVQRYLINGDCYQINLTQRFSSRYSGDEFLAYLALRETNKAPFSAFIRLPNFSILSVSPERFIQVKQGMVQTKPIKGTMARKDDPKADQQQKDLLSQSNKDKAENLMIVDLLRNDISKVCQAGSVVVPTLFDIESFPAVHHLVSTVEGKLKDGKTAVDLLRASFPGGSITGAPKIRAMEIIDELEPQRRSIYCGAIGYISANGNMDTSITIRTLVCKNQQIFCWAGGGIVADSSAEDEYQESLDKVNKILPVLAAMP